The following is a genomic window from Pseudoalteromonas arctica A 37-1-2.
GTTGTAGCTTAAACATTTTTGTTCACGCCAGCTGATAATCTGGCGCCACCAATCTTCTTGCGCGCTGCGATCTATTTTAATTGGGCTTTTATCAATACCCGTTTGTAGTTGTTCAAGTACGGTTGCTAAACAACCTACAACTGGTATGTGTGCTTTGATTGTTTTTGAAATTGAAGTTGGGTCAACATCTACATGTACAATTGTGGCATTTGGACAAAACTTTTTAACGTTATTAGTTACCCTGTCATCAAATCGTGCACCAAGCGCTAAAATCACATCGGCGTTTGCCATTGCTTTGTTAGCCTCAAGCGTGCCGTGCATGCCTAGCATACCTACAAAGTTTGGATGTACACCTGATATGCCGCCAAGCCCCATTAGTGTATTGGTAATGGGCGCATTTAACGATTCAACTAAATGCGTTAATTGCTCTGACGTATTTGAAATAACAATACCACCGCCAGAATAGATAACCAGTTTTTTGGCCTCTAGAATAGTTGTTACCGCTTTACGAATTTGTTTTGAATGCCCTTTAGTATTAGGGCTGTATGTTCTTAGCTCTGTTGTTTTAGGAAATTCGTATTCAAACTTTATAGCAGGGTTAAGCATATCTTTAGGAAGCTCAACTACAACAGGTCCAGGACGACCTGTACTGGCTATATAAAAGGCTTTAGCTAAGATTGTTGGGATTTCTTTAGCACTTCTACAGTTAAAGCTGTGTTTAACTATAGGGCGAGAACAGCCAACAATATCAGTTTCTTGGAATGCATCATCGCCAATCAAACTTGTAGGCACTTGGCCTGATAATACAACCATAGGAATTGAATCCATGTAGGCCGTTGCAATACCCGTTATACAGTTTGTAGCGCCAGGGCCTGAGGTTGCAAGTACAACACCAACGTCTCCAGTAGCACGAGCATAACCATCAGCCATATGTGTGGCAGCTTGTTCATGACGTACTAATATATGCTCAATATCATCTTGCTGGAAAAGTGCATCATATAAGTCTAAAACCGAACCACCGGGGTAGCCAAATATGTATTTTACCTTTAACTCTTTTAATGCCTGAACTACTAGTTCAGAGCCATTATATTCTTGTTTGCTCATCCTCATTCCTCTGTGCGCTTTTTTATGCATAAAAAAACCCCCGCGTAGTGCGAGGGTTTTTAAAAAGCAGTATCACCTTTTAATACATCCCCGCTGGGCTTATAACTAAGACCAGTACGAGTACGACTAAAAGGTTAATTTGTGTGTTCATAGTTTTTACTCTACTTAGCAAAACACTGCTTTTAAATTAAAAATTCTGTATAGGTTTATTTTTAAGGGTTTTGAACCCTTATGTCAACCTTGAAAGTGGTTTTTTGCATTTTAAATTCGTTTTGTGGCTTTTTTTAATTTAAATCTGCAGAAATACTGTATTTAACTGAGTTAACTAGCAGAAATTATGCGTTTTAGGTTGTGTGTTTGATTTTAGTTATAAAAGAGTGTGAAAGACCATTAACTTTTATTGCACATGTTAACTATATGTTTTTATCGCATGTTTAAATTTCTATTATTAGGTATGATTACTACATAATTATGTTTGAGGAAAACACAGTGAAAAAAGTGACGTTAATTGCGCTTTTAACTACGCTATTAAGCCCTATAGTAGCGGCTAATAATTTAAGCCCGCATGATGTTGGTATAACTAACGAAGAACGTATTTTATATTGGCTTAAAAAAAGAGACCAAATATCCTCTAGTGAGTTAGATAGTTCATTTAAGTCATATATGAGTAACAAAGAAGTTGCCAATCACTCAATTAAAAATGGCTTTAGGCGATTTAAATCTTCCTCTACGGATTTTTCAAACACAAATAAACAACAAGCCGCTTTTTCAACGTCGCTAGTGCCAGATCAAAGCGTTAATGATGTAAAAGTGTTAGCTATCTTAATTGATTTTCCTGACCTCAAACATGACGATAATCGACTTGTAGAGCAAGACACAAACATGTTTTACGCTGAATATTCAACTGAACACTATCAGCAAATGCTTTTTAATACTCAAGGTTATGCGGGCCCTGATGGACAAAGCTTATCAACGGCTGCAGATTATTATAAAGCAGCGTCTGGTAATAGCTTAAACTTTAACGGGCAGGTATATGGCTGGGTAACCGCTGATAGTAATGCAAAAATATATGGTGAACGCCAAGGCAGTACGCGTGATAAAAATGCGCCCGCTTTAGTCAAAGAGGCTGTGGAGAAGGCGGTTGCAAAGTTTAATATTAATTTAGCGGACTATGATTTAACTGATTTAGATGATGTTGATGGCGATGGAATTATTAATGAACCCAATGGCATTATTGACCATGTAATGATTTTTCATTCTAGTATTGGCGAGGAAGCAGGTGGCGGTTACCTAAGCACCGACGCTATTTGGTCGCACCGCTACTATGTATTTGATGAAAATAGCGGGCCGAGCGAGATTGCAGGCAGCAGTATTAAACTCTTTGGTTACACAATTAATCCAATTGATGCTGGGATTGGCGTGGTGGTGCATGAGTTTGGGCATGACTTGGGATTATTAGATGAATACGACTTACAATCTAACACGGTAGGTGAGCCTGTCGCGTCTTGGTCAGTTATGTCGACAGGAAGTTGGGCAGGTTCTCCACGAGGCTCAGAGCCTGTTATGTTTAGCCCTTATGCGCTTGAATATTTACAAAATCGATACCAGGGTAATTGGGTTAATCAGCTCACACTTGATATGGATGAGATAGATGCTAACGCACAGCAAACATTAATTAATACTGCGAGTACTTCACAACTACAAAGCCAAATAAAAATAACACTGCCATCTCGACTCGAAAAATTTAAAACGCCAGTAGAAGGCGATTTTCAATACTATTCAAATACGGGCGACAATGTTAGTAACAGCTTAGTTAATACAGTAACGCTACCAAACACAACTGAGACACTTACTTTAAGCTTTATTGCTTATTACAGTATTGAGCGCGATTATGATTTAGTACAGGTAAAAGTAAATGGGGAGCCTATTGCTAGTAATTATACGCAAGCAATTAACCCATACTATGGTGACATTGGTCCGTATATATCAGGTGATTCATTTTTTAATAGTGATGCTAAGCAGCCTAACGGCTATTTAACTCATAAGTTTGATTTATCAGCTTATGCTGGGCAAATAATTGATCTAAAAATTGAATACATAACAGATGCGAACACACATTATTATGGTTTTGTTGTGGATGATATGCGTATTGAGCAAAGTGATACTTTAATTTGGCAAAATAATGCACAAGATCAAATTAACACCGAGTTTAATGGCTTTGAAAAAATAGGTAGTTACACATATGCATCGCCATCACATTACTATTTACAATTGCGTTCATACACAGGCGTTGATAGTAGTTTGCAAGCAGAGCAGTACTCACCGGGATTATTATTGTGGTATAGCAATGAATCTCAAGCAGATAACAACACGACAGAGCATCCAGGTAGTGGTTTTGCATTAGTGGTAGATGCTGATCAGCGCTCGATAAATAAAGGCAGTACGCAAACTCCGGCTGCTTCAGCAATACAAATTCGTGATGCTGCTTTTAGTTTATATCCACAGCGAGCTGGGTTAGGTGATGATGATTTATCAGCTATTACAGAGTTTACTGATAAAACCGACTATAGTTTTTCAGCGCAACAGCCATCGGGCGTTGTGCTTCCACAGGTTGGCTTTGGGTTTAATATTATAAGCCAGTCAGCTGATAGTGAAGATATAGAAGTAGAGCTTAATTACGATGTTACTAAAGGTATTAATTTTACCAAAACAGGTTTAATCGTTAATTTTAATGTAGAAGGTTTTGCACTCACGCCTGCGGATAAATTTACGTGGAATTTTGACGATGGTAGATCAAGCACAGAGTTAACGCCTACTCATGAATACCAAGATTATGGCACCTATAGCGTTGAGTTTATGGCAAGTAATGATACTTCACAGCAAGTAGCTGTAGCTCAAGTTACATTAGCTGAGCCATTATCTGTAAATGAAATTGAATATGAAATAAACCAAGGAATATTAACAGCTCAAGCTTCGTTTACAGGTGGAGTCGCACCGTATACTTATAATTGGCAGCTAGGCGATGGAAGTACTTTAACGACGCAATCGCTCACTTATAATTATTTATACTCTGGTGATTACCAAGTAACGCTTACAGTGACAGATAACGAAGGCACGGAGCAAACTAAAGCGGTTGATGTAACTGCAACTGTTCCGCTTAGTATAGACGCAAACGTTACAGTAAATGATTTAAGCGCTCAATTTAATGCGCAAGTAACCGGCGGCTTTAATAGTTATACTTACAGTTGGGATTTTGGTGATGGCAGTGCGGTATCAAACTTACAAAACCCAAGGCATACTTATCAAACTGACGGGGCATTTAGTGTAACGTTGAATGTTACTGATACTCAAACAAATGATACTTTTACTAAAGAGTTATCTCTTACAGTGCAAAAGCAACAAAGTAGTTCGGGTTCAAGTGGCGGATCATTGGCAGGTTTATTAGTGTTATTACTTTTATGCTTACCTAGGATAAAGCGCAGCTAGCAAATAAAAAAAAGCCCGCTAAGTTAGCGGGCTATTTAAATTAATAACAAATATTAATTATAAACGGTCAATTACTGATTGAGTGAAATCAGTTGTACCGTGGCTGCCGCCTAAATCGCGAGTTGTACGGTCGCCAGATTTAATTACATCAGCAACAGCACTACGAATACGCTCTGCTGTATCGCCCATATCTAAATGCTCAAGCATTTGGATAGACGCTAAAATTACAGATGTTGGGTTAGCTAGGTTTTTGCCAGCAATATCTGGTGCACTACCGTGTACAGCTTCAAAAATTGCAGCGTCTTCACCAATGTTAGCACCTGGAGCCATACCTAAGCCGCCAACTAAACCAGCACAAAGGTCAGATAAAATATCACCAAATAAGTTAGTCGTAACAATTACGTCAAACTCTTCAGGTGTCATTACCAGTTTCATACACGTTGCATCAACAATCATTTCATTTGATTCAATTTGTGGGTAACGCTCAGCTACTTCACGTGCTACTTTTAAAAACAAACCAGATGTTGATTTTAAAATGTTAGCTTTATGAACAGCAGTTACTTTTTTACGACCTTCACGTACCGCTAGCTCATATGCAAAAGTTACGATTTTTTCTGCGCCTTCACGCGTAATTATCGATTTTGCTTCTGCTTCATTACCGTCTTCACTTACTATTTGGCCTGCACCTGAGTACATACCTTGCGTATTTTCACGAATAGTAATGATATCAATATCGTCGTAACGTGCTTTAGTGCCAACAAATGATTTAACAGGGCGTACGTTAGCGTATAAACCAAATTGCTTACGAAGTGTAACGTTAATAGACGTAAAACCTTCACCTACAGGCGTTGTTAATGGGCCTTTAAGAGTGATTTTGTTTCTAGCTATTGTATCAACCGTGTCTTGTGGAAGTAACTCACCTGTTTTTTCAAGTGCAGCTAGGCCAGCATCAACAAATTCATAATCAAAGTCGCAACCTGCGGCTTTTAATATTTCAAGTGCTGAGTCGATAATGCTCGGACCGATGCCGTCGCCTTTGATCACTGTGATGGTTTGTTTGGCCATTGACTTTTCCTTTAAAGAGTTTGATTTGCACATAAATTATTACCCTGAGAGGATAATCGCTTGTTAGATCATTTATGTGAACGTGCTTGAAAATTTAAGGGCGCATTTATATCAACTTATCACCCATTTTGCTAGTTTATACAAGAAATACTGGGTATACACCAAAGTTATAATGGGTATAAAGACGTTAAATAGGGCCCCATAAATTAAATACTATTAAATAACGCGAGAGATTCTAATTTTTGATTAAAATCAGTTGGGTTTTGCCAATTTAGTATTTTCAGTT
Proteins encoded in this region:
- a CDS encoding acetolactate synthase 3 large subunit, yielding MSKQEYNGSELVVQALKELKVKYIFGYPGGSVLDLYDALFQQDDIEHILVRHEQAATHMADGYARATGDVGVVLATSGPGATNCITGIATAYMDSIPMVVLSGQVPTSLIGDDAFQETDIVGCSRPIVKHSFNCRSAKEIPTILAKAFYIASTGRPGPVVVELPKDMLNPAIKFEYEFPKTTELRTYSPNTKGHSKQIRKAVTTILEAKKLVIYSGGGIVISNTSEQLTHLVESLNAPITNTLMGLGGISGVHPNFVGMLGMHGTLEANKAMANADVILALGARFDDRVTNNVKKFCPNATIVHVDVDPTSISKTIKAHIPVVGCLATVLEQLQTGIDKSPIKIDRSAQEDWWRQIISWREQKCLSYNTDGDKIKPQAVIEAVYKATNGDAYVSSDVGQHQMFAAQYYPFKHPRQWINSGGLGTMGFGLPAAMGVKLAFPDKESVCITGDGSIQMNIQELSTCLQYNLAVKVVSLNNRSLGMVRQWQDMVYGGRHSSSYMDSLPDFVKLVESYGHVGIKVNTLDELQPAIDKAMSINDRLVFLDILVDEKEHVYPMQIKLGGIDEMWLRKGVKA
- a CDS encoding immune inhibitor A domain-containing protein; the protein is MKKVTLIALLTTLLSPIVAANNLSPHDVGITNEERILYWLKKRDQISSSELDSSFKSYMSNKEVANHSIKNGFRRFKSSSTDFSNTNKQQAAFSTSLVPDQSVNDVKVLAILIDFPDLKHDDNRLVEQDTNMFYAEYSTEHYQQMLFNTQGYAGPDGQSLSTAADYYKAASGNSLNFNGQVYGWVTADSNAKIYGERQGSTRDKNAPALVKEAVEKAVAKFNINLADYDLTDLDDVDGDGIINEPNGIIDHVMIFHSSIGEEAGGGYLSTDAIWSHRYYVFDENSGPSEIAGSSIKLFGYTINPIDAGIGVVVHEFGHDLGLLDEYDLQSNTVGEPVASWSVMSTGSWAGSPRGSEPVMFSPYALEYLQNRYQGNWVNQLTLDMDEIDANAQQTLINTASTSQLQSQIKITLPSRLEKFKTPVEGDFQYYSNTGDNVSNSLVNTVTLPNTTETLTLSFIAYYSIERDYDLVQVKVNGEPIASNYTQAINPYYGDIGPYISGDSFFNSDAKQPNGYLTHKFDLSAYAGQIIDLKIEYITDANTHYYGFVVDDMRIEQSDTLIWQNNAQDQINTEFNGFEKIGSYTYASPSHYYLQLRSYTGVDSSLQAEQYSPGLLLWYSNESQADNNTTEHPGSGFALVVDADQRSINKGSTQTPAASAIQIRDAAFSLYPQRAGLGDDDLSAITEFTDKTDYSFSAQQPSGVVLPQVGFGFNIISQSADSEDIEVELNYDVTKGINFTKTGLIVNFNVEGFALTPADKFTWNFDDGRSSTELTPTHEYQDYGTYSVEFMASNDTSQQVAVAQVTLAEPLSVNEIEYEINQGILTAQASFTGGVAPYTYNWQLGDGSTLTTQSLTYNYLYSGDYQVTLTVTDNEGTEQTKAVDVTATVPLSIDANVTVNDLSAQFNAQVTGGFNSYTYSWDFGDGSAVSNLQNPRHTYQTDGAFSVTLNVTDTQTNDTFTKELSLTVQKQQSSSGSSGGSLAGLLVLLLLCLPRIKRS
- a CDS encoding isocitrate dehydrogenase, with the protein product MAKQTITVIKGDGIGPSIIDSALEILKAAGCDFDYEFVDAGLAALEKTGELLPQDTVDTIARNKITLKGPLTTPVGEGFTSINVTLRKQFGLYANVRPVKSFVGTKARYDDIDIITIRENTQGMYSGAGQIVSEDGNEAEAKSIITREGAEKIVTFAYELAVREGRKKVTAVHKANILKSTSGLFLKVAREVAERYPQIESNEMIVDATCMKLVMTPEEFDVIVTTNLFGDILSDLCAGLVGGLGMAPGANIGEDAAIFEAVHGSAPDIAGKNLANPTSVILASIQMLEHLDMGDTAERIRSAVADVIKSGDRTTRDLGGSHGTTDFTQSVIDRL